Proteins from one Mycobacterium sp. EPa45 genomic window:
- a CDS encoding multidrug effflux MFS transporter — MATSRTVTATRNTTPVTAEVATPSRLRMIVVLGALVALGPLTIDMYLPALPRIADELGVSSSVAQLTLTGTLAGLALGQLIVGPLSDSLGRRRPLMAGIALHMLASLLCLFAPDIAVLSLARGLQGMGAAAAAVVAVAVVGDLFDDTAAATVMSRLMLILGVAPIVAPSLGAAVLLKASWHWVFAVLIVLAGALLVVAALALPETLPIRSRRPLQVRSIAATYASLLRDLRFVALVVVGALGMAGLFAYIAGAAFVLQGRHGLDQQTFALVFGAGAIAFVAATQVNVVLLRRFSPQRILLWALAAATVVGAIFIALSVTHTGGMFGFLVPVWAVLAMMGFVIPNAPAVALSRHHEAAGTAAALLGAAQFGVGAAIAPVVGLMGNDEIALSVVMTAGVGIALSALIAVGGAGGDDTH; from the coding sequence ATGGCAACATCGCGAACTGTGACTGCCACCCGCAACACGACGCCCGTGACCGCGGAGGTGGCAACCCCCAGCCGGCTGCGGATGATCGTCGTGCTGGGCGCGCTGGTGGCGTTGGGGCCGCTGACCATCGACATGTACCTGCCTGCGCTGCCGCGCATCGCCGACGAGCTCGGGGTGTCCTCATCGGTGGCGCAGCTGACGCTGACCGGTACGCTCGCCGGCCTGGCGCTCGGTCAGCTCATCGTCGGTCCGCTGTCGGATTCGCTGGGCCGTCGTCGCCCGCTGATGGCCGGAATCGCCTTGCACATGCTGGCCTCACTGCTGTGCTTGTTCGCTCCCGACATCGCGGTGCTGAGTCTGGCCCGCGGGCTGCAGGGGATGGGCGCTGCCGCCGCGGCGGTGGTGGCCGTCGCCGTCGTCGGTGACTTGTTCGACGACACCGCCGCGGCCACCGTGATGTCGCGGCTGATGCTGATTCTCGGGGTGGCGCCGATCGTCGCGCCCTCGCTGGGCGCGGCGGTGCTGCTGAAAGCGTCCTGGCACTGGGTGTTCGCGGTGCTGATCGTGCTGGCGGGCGCGCTGCTGGTGGTCGCGGCGCTTGCGCTGCCGGAGACGCTTCCGATCAGGAGCCGCCGCCCGCTTCAGGTGCGCTCGATCGCCGCGACCTACGCGAGCCTGCTGCGCGATCTACGGTTCGTCGCTTTGGTCGTCGTCGGCGCGCTCGGGATGGCCGGACTGTTCGCCTACATCGCCGGCGCCGCGTTCGTCCTGCAAGGCCGCCACGGTTTGGATCAGCAGACATTCGCGCTGGTGTTCGGCGCGGGCGCAATCGCGTTCGTCGCCGCCACTCAGGTCAATGTCGTGCTGCTGCGCCGGTTCTCACCGCAGCGCATCCTGCTGTGGGCGCTGGCCGCTGCAACGGTGGTGGGTGCGATCTTCATCGCGCTGTCGGTCACCCACACCGGCGGCATGTTCGGCTTCCTGGTCCCGGTGTGGGCCGTCCTGGCAATGATGGGCTTCGTCATCCCGAACGCGCCCGCCGTCGCGTTGTCACGCCACCACGAAGCTGCCGGGACCGCCGCCGCGCTGCTGGGCGCCGCGCAGTTCGGTGTGGGTGCGGCGATCGCACCCGTCGTGGGCCTGATGGGCAACGACGAGATCGCGCTGTCGGTGGTGATGACCGCCGGTGTGGGCATCGCGCTGTCGGCACTGATCGCCGTCGGCGGCGCCGGCGGCGACGACACGCACTAG
- a CDS encoding MFS transporter, with the protein MLVGFFMILVDSTIVAVANPSIMDGLKITDYDTVIWVTSAYLLAYAVPLLLAGRLGDRFGPKNLYIVGLAVFTASSLWCGLAGSIEMLIAARVVQGLGAALLTPQTLSTITRIFPPERRGVAMSLWGATAGVATLFGPLAGGVLVGRLGWEWIFFVNVPVGVIGLALAVWLIPELPTSTHKFDVIGVALSGIGMFLVVFGLQEGQGHHWAAWIWAVIVAGIGFFTAFVYWQSINRDEPLIPLQMFADRDFSLSNLGVAVIGFVVTAMMLPVMFYAQVVCGLSPTRSALLIAPMAVASGVLAPFVGQLTDRVHPRPILGFGFSVLAIALTWLSMDMTPTTPIWRLIVPLTAMGVGMAYIWAPLAATATRNLPPHLAGAGSGVYNATRQVGSVLGSAGMAAFMAARISDEMPAAPAGAEPSDLAVLQLPSFLHEPFSAALSQSMLLPAFAALFGIVAAMFVLGGLGRTLPIADRDEITDEIPVYDDGYDDDEYVEYVVERQPVAPPVPDVRDDETDVIRWQRPSAAAAPGVDPFGFAHNGFHRDGDGSRHRLSDAAEPRPARHYRDDADGADGADEVQSYGRHSRPGG; encoded by the coding sequence ATGCTGGTCGGCTTCTTCATGATCCTGGTCGATTCGACGATCGTCGCCGTCGCCAATCCCAGCATCATGGACGGCCTGAAGATCACCGACTACGACACGGTCATCTGGGTGACCAGCGCCTACCTGCTGGCCTATGCCGTGCCGCTGTTGCTGGCCGGGCGCCTCGGTGACCGCTTCGGCCCGAAGAATCTCTATATCGTCGGCCTGGCCGTGTTCACCGCTTCGTCACTGTGGTGCGGCCTGGCCGGCTCGATCGAAATGCTGATCGCCGCGCGCGTCGTGCAGGGGCTCGGCGCGGCCCTGCTGACGCCGCAGACACTGTCGACGATCACCCGGATCTTCCCGCCCGAACGTCGCGGTGTGGCGATGAGCCTGTGGGGCGCGACGGCCGGGGTGGCCACCCTCTTCGGCCCGCTGGCCGGTGGCGTGCTCGTCGGCCGGCTCGGTTGGGAGTGGATCTTCTTCGTCAATGTCCCGGTCGGTGTGATCGGCCTGGCGCTGGCGGTGTGGCTGATCCCGGAACTGCCGACCAGTACGCACAAGTTCGACGTCATCGGCGTGGCACTGTCGGGGATCGGCATGTTCCTGGTCGTGTTCGGCCTGCAGGAGGGCCAGGGTCACCACTGGGCGGCGTGGATCTGGGCGGTGATCGTCGCCGGCATCGGCTTCTTCACCGCGTTCGTCTACTGGCAGTCGATCAACCGCGACGAACCGCTGATCCCGCTGCAGATGTTCGCCGACCGCGACTTCAGCCTGTCCAACCTGGGCGTTGCCGTCATCGGATTCGTGGTCACCGCGATGATGCTGCCGGTGATGTTCTACGCCCAGGTCGTGTGCGGACTGTCGCCGACACGCTCGGCGCTGCTGATCGCGCCGATGGCGGTGGCCAGCGGCGTGCTCGCCCCGTTCGTGGGCCAACTGACCGACCGGGTGCATCCGCGGCCGATCCTCGGGTTCGGGTTCTCCGTGCTGGCAATTGCCCTGACGTGGTTGTCCATGGATATGACGCCGACGACGCCGATCTGGCGGTTGATCGTGCCGCTGACCGCGATGGGCGTCGGGATGGCGTACATCTGGGCGCCGTTGGCGGCCACCGCCACCCGCAACCTGCCGCCGCACCTGGCGGGCGCCGGATCCGGGGTCTACAACGCGACCCGACAGGTCGGTTCGGTGCTGGGCAGCGCCGGAATGGCCGCGTTCATGGCAGCCCGGATCAGCGACGAGATGCCGGCCGCACCGGCCGGCGCCGAACCGAGTGATCTTGCGGTGCTGCAGCTTCCGTCGTTCCTGCATGAACCGTTCTCCGCCGCGCTGTCCCAGTCCATGCTGCTGCCGGCGTTCGCCGCGTTGTTCGGGATCGTGGCCGCAATGTTCGTCCTCGGCGGTCTGGGTCGCACCCTGCCGATTGCCGACCGCGACGAGATCACCGATGAGATCCCGGTCTACGACGACGGTTATGACGACGACGAGTACGTCGAGTACGTGGTGGAGCGGCAGCCGGTTGCCCCGCCGGTGCCTGACGTTCGCGATGACGAGACCGACGTGATCAGGTGGCAGCGGCCGTCCGCCGCGGCCGCACCGGGTGTCGACCCGTTTGGGTTTGCGCACAACGGGTTCCATCGCGACGGCGACGGATCGCGACATCGGCTCAGTGATGCCGCCGAGCCGCGTCCGGCGCGCCACTATCGCGACGATGCCGACGGTGCCGACGGTGCCGACGAGGTTCAGAGCTACGGGCGGCACTCGCGGCCGGGCGGCTGA